A single window of Papio anubis isolate 15944 chromosome 8, Panubis1.0, whole genome shotgun sequence DNA harbors:
- the LOC116276419 gene encoding heterogeneous nuclear ribonucleoprotein A1-like has translation MRALRSHSEQWGTLPDCVVMRDPNTNTPGALICHICHCGRGGRAMNARPRKVDGRVVEPKRTVSREDSQRPGAHLTVKKIFVGGIKGDTEEHHLRDYFEQFGKIEVTEIMTDRGSGKKMGFAFVTFDDHDSVDKIVIQKYHTVNGYSCEVRKTPSKQAMASASSSQKGRSGSGNFGGGCGGDFGWNDNFGHGENFSGHGGFGGSHGGGGYGGSGDGYSGFGNDGSHFGDGGSCNDFGNYNNESSNFGPMKGGNFGGRNSGPYGGGGQYFAKPRNQGGYGSSSSSSSYGSGRRF, from the coding sequence ATGAGAGCCTTGAGGAGCCATTCTGAGCAGTGGGGCACGCTCCCGGACTGTGTGGTCATGAGGGACCCAAACACCAACACTCCAGGGGCTTTGATTTGTCACATATGCCACTGTGGAAGAGGTGGACGCGCCATGAATGCAAGGCCACGCAAGGTGGATGGAAGAGTTGTGGAACCAAAGAGAACTGTCTCAAGAGAAGATTCTCAAAGACCAGGTGCCCACTTAActgtgaaaaagatatttgttggTGGCATTAAAGGAGACACAGAAGAACATCACCTAAGAGATTATTTTGAACAGTTTGGGAAAATCGAAGTGACTGAAATCATGACTGACCGAGGCAGTGGCAAGAAAATGGGCTTTGCCTTTGTAACCTTTGACGACCATGACTCCGTGGATAAGATTGTCATTCAGAAATACCATACTGTGAATGGCTACAGCTGTGAAGTTAGGAAAACCCCATCAAAGCAAGCGATGGCGAGTGCTTCATCCAGCCAAAAAGGTCGAAGTGGTTCTGGAAACTTTGGTGGTGGTTGTGGAGGTGATTTTGGTTGGAATGACAACTTCGGCCATGGAGAAAACTTTAGTGGCCATGGTGGCTTTGGTGGCAGccatggtggtggtggatatggtggcagtggggatggctaTAGTGGATTTGGTAATGATGGAAGTCATTTTGGAGATGGTGGAAGCTGCAATGATTTTGGCAATTACAACAATGAGTCTTCAAATTTTGGCCCCATGAAGGGAGGAaactttggaggcagaaactCTGGCCCTTATGGTGGTGGAGGCCAATACTTTGCTAAACCACGAAACCAAGGTGGCTATGGCAGTTCCAGTAGCAGCAGTAGctatggcagtggcagaagattttaa